A part of Brassica rapa cultivar Chiifu-401-42 chromosome A05, CAAS_Brap_v3.01, whole genome shotgun sequence genomic DNA contains:
- the LOC103870981 gene encoding photosynthetic NDH subunit of lumenal location 3, chloroplastic has protein sequence MAHFLDLNTLTTSSTLPSIPKLPERSKTGKFSVFVCRKADKVQEQGSVQELTRRMSLGFAVSIALTGAFGESNVSLAKDNGFWIDGPLPTPPIYNNIVNEQTGTRSFLKKGVYVADIGTKGRTYRVKKYAFDLLAMEDLIGPDTLNYVKKYLRLKSTFLFYDFDNLISVAASQDKQPLTDLANRLFDNFEKLEDAAKRKSLAETEACYKDTKLILQEVMIRMA, from the exons ATGGCTCACTTCCTTGACCTTAACACTCTCACCACCAGCTCCACTCTACCGTCGATCCCTAAACTACCCGAGAGGAGTAAAACCGGAAAATTCAGCGTGTTTGTTTGCAGGAAAGCCGACAAAGTTCAGGAACAGGGTTCAGTACAGGAGCTCACAAGACGGATGTCACTGGGATTTGCTGTCTCCATAGCTCTAACTGGAGCTTTCGGCGAAAGCAATGTTTCCTTGGCAAAAGACAATGGCTTTTGGATCGATGGTCCTCTTCCAACTCCTCCTATTTACAACA ACATCGTGAACGAGCAGACAGGAACGAGATCGTTCTTGAAGAAAGGAGTGTATGTAGCTGATATTGGGACCAAAGGAAGAACGTATAGAGTTAAAAAGTATGCTTTCGATCTCTTAGCTATGGAGGATTTGATCGGACCAGACACTTTAAACTATGTTAAAAAGTACTTGAGGCTTAAATCCACCTTCTTGTTCTACGATTTCGACAACCTCATCTCTGTTGCTGCCTCCCAAGACAAGCAGCCTCTCACTGATTTGGCCAACAGATTGTTCGACAACTTTGAAAAG CTTGAAGATGCAGCTAAAAGGAAGAGCTTAGCTGAGACTGAAGCGTGTTATAAAGATACAAAGTTAATTCTTCAAGAGGTTATGATCAGAATGGCTTGA
- the LOC103870980 gene encoding mediator of RNA polymerase II transcription subunit 11, which translates to MDPQTQNTSLQRLQNVERRVVRVLDIAGGVMEELTNPSGPRRDLVKSLCGEFMQSIKDIQVTLREEIKSACEYRPFEKCDYNSRIANEICFQKLQYVLSQLDHLKITVDRYPSSD; encoded by the exons ATGGATCCGCAGACGCAGAACACATCGTTGCAGCGACTCCAGAACGTGGAGAGG AGAGTGGTAAGGGTGTTGGATATAGCGGGAGGAGTAATGGAAGAGCTGACGAACCCTTCTGGGCCCAGGAGAGATTTGGTCAAGTCTCTTTGCGGAGAGTTCATGCAATCCATCAAG GATATACAAGTGACACTAAGGGAAGAGATCAAAAGCGCCTGCGAGTACCGTCCCTTTGAGAAATGCGACTACAATTCAAGGATAGCTAATGAGATCTGCTTCCAGAAGCTTCAATACGTTCTCTCTCAGCTTGATCATCTTAAAATAACTGTTGACCGCTATCCGTCTTCCGATTGA